One part of the Streptomyces lienomycini genome encodes these proteins:
- a CDS encoding S8 family serine peptidase, with protein MKSATRRGLRVRVGSAAVSALVAVGVGFAPGATAADVQSEQWYLAPMKAEEMWKVTTGEGVKVAVIDSGVNPNTASLKGQVLVDEVPKEVAHGATDDYEGHGTSMAELIAGTGAGGGIKGLAPGAKIVPYRLALSGLSDAKEKELAPTSQEAVRAAADSDAQIISMSFGGEAYEAEMEEAVKYAASKGKLLIASVGNRGLDDGFIGLPAAYHYVLGVSSIDEKSHISDFASSGQYVDLVAPGEDMPGYCKPNFKDYCHDLSGTSASAAIASGAAALIWSAHPDWTANQVTRALIDTAGRTWPKDEPTKNAGYGTIRPRSVLLNPDYDPGPPYSDPLGKENKEKGGQLVTEIPPASASASAKPSAGATAASQGAEGSSADKQAAAGSDDAKAASADAADDSSSTLWITLGAAAAVVVIGGVAFAVLRARRAN; from the coding sequence ATGAAGTCAGCAACACGTCGAGGGCTACGAGTACGTGTCGGGAGCGCCGCCGTGAGTGCCCTGGTCGCCGTCGGCGTGGGCTTCGCCCCAGGCGCCACTGCTGCGGATGTGCAGTCCGAGCAGTGGTACCTGGCACCGATGAAGGCCGAGGAGATGTGGAAGGTCACCACCGGTGAGGGCGTCAAGGTCGCCGTCATCGACTCCGGAGTCAATCCCAATACGGCGTCCCTCAAAGGCCAGGTTCTGGTCGATGAAGTGCCCAAGGAGGTCGCCCACGGTGCCACGGACGACTACGAAGGCCACGGGACGTCCATGGCCGAGTTGATTGCCGGCACCGGCGCGGGCGGCGGAATCAAGGGCTTGGCGCCTGGCGCGAAGATCGTGCCGTATCGCCTCGCGCTGTCGGGTTTGAGTGACGCCAAGGAGAAGGAACTCGCTCCTACCTCGCAGGAAGCAGTCAGAGCGGCTGCAGACAGCGACGCACAGATCATCAGTATGTCCTTCGGCGGCGAAGCTTACGAGGCGGAGATGGAAGAGGCGGTGAAATACGCTGCTTCCAAGGGGAAGCTGTTGATTGCGAGCGTGGGCAATAGGGGCCTGGATGACGGCTTCATTGGGCTGCCCGCTGCCTACCACTACGTCTTGGGCGTTTCGTCGATCGACGAGAAGAGTCATATCTCGGACTTCGCCTCAAGCGGCCAGTACGTCGACTTGGTGGCCCCGGGTGAAGACATGCCGGGCTATTGCAAGCCGAACTTCAAGGACTACTGTCACGACCTCTCGGGCACCAGCGCCTCCGCCGCCATTGCCTCCGGTGCCGCCGCCCTCATCTGGTCCGCCCACCCGGACTGGACCGCGAACCAGGTCACGCGTGCGCTGATCGACACCGCCGGCCGCACGTGGCCGAAGGACGAGCCGACCAAGAACGCCGGCTACGGGACCATCCGTCCTCGCTCGGTGTTGCTGAACCCGGACTACGACCCGGGCCCCCCGTACTCCGACCCACTCGGGAAGGAGAACAAGGAGAAGGGGGGACAGTTGGTGACCGAGATTCCCCCCGCGTCCGCGTCCGCCTCCGCCAAGCCCTCCGCGGGTGCAACAGCCGCGTCACAAGGTGCGGAAGGCTCTTCTGCGGACAAGCAGGCGGCAGCAGGATCGGACGATGCGAAGGCCGCGTCGGCCGACGCGGCCGACGACAGCAGCAGCACGCTGTGGATCACGCTGGGTGCCGCCGCAGCCGTGGTCGTGATCGGCGGGGTCGCCTTCGCCGTACTGCGGGCGCGGCGCGCGAACTGA
- a CDS encoding WXG100 family type VII secretion target: protein MAVDQKLEDAAVAKLQKDMYEKFDSIRKRVHNLQGVIDSLEGQWQGIGRAEFDKKQYEINTSLQNMGRILGDVIEAMTATRNIKDDKEDEVRAAVRKIDVHDGAPASSPFNSF, encoded by the coding sequence ATGGCCGTCGACCAGAAGCTCGAAGATGCAGCGGTAGCCAAGCTGCAGAAGGACATGTACGAGAAGTTCGACAGCATCCGCAAGCGGGTGCACAACCTCCAGGGTGTCATCGACAGCCTTGAGGGTCAGTGGCAGGGCATCGGTCGTGCTGAGTTCGACAAGAAGCAGTACGAGATCAACACGTCTCTGCAGAACATGGGCCGCATCCTGGGTGATGTCATCGAGGCGATGACCGCGACGCGCAACATCAAGGACGACAAGGAAGACGAAGTCCGCGCGGCCGTGAGGAAAATCGACGTCCACGACGGCGCTCCCGCGTCTTCGCCGTTCAACTCGTTCTGA
- the mycP gene encoding type VII secretion-associated serine protease mycosin translates to MLAATVLAAPTVLTLLPAAPGARAADSGQCTFPSKNYEGRPWALQRVNLDELWAQSKGKGVQVAVIDTGVDVKNPQLTAAVDASKGRNYLPEKDDKGEKIERGNAHGTTDTVGHGTRVAGIIAARPAKGTGFVGLAPEATIIPIKQNDAEGNGTADTLATSIRYAVDAGADVINVSQDTAKAVKPDSPLKSAVDYALGKNVVVVASAGNDGLGGKNKKTYPASYEGVLAVASSDRNNERASFSQANDSVGVAAPGVDMISTVPGGGHCSDNGTSFSAPYVAAVAALLKSAYPKWTAAQVVAQIEQTAERSIPGHDRLVGWGVIDPVKALTAVDPANPVESPSAEQAGARAKAPDVPPLHVGETPEERNTRLGTYVVIGGLVLAAGLGGTAVAVRDSRRRG, encoded by the coding sequence GTGCTCGCCGCCACCGTGCTCGCCGCACCGACCGTACTCACGCTCCTCCCCGCCGCCCCCGGGGCGCGGGCCGCCGACAGCGGGCAGTGCACCTTCCCCTCCAAGAACTACGAGGGCAGGCCGTGGGCCCTCCAGCGCGTCAACCTGGACGAGCTGTGGGCCCAGTCGAAGGGCAAGGGCGTCCAGGTCGCCGTGATCGACACCGGCGTCGACGTGAAGAACCCCCAACTCACCGCCGCCGTCGACGCGTCCAAGGGCCGGAACTACCTGCCCGAGAAGGACGACAAGGGCGAGAAGATCGAACGGGGCAACGCCCACGGCACCACCGACACCGTCGGTCACGGCACACGCGTCGCCGGCATCATCGCCGCCCGCCCCGCCAAGGGCACCGGATTCGTCGGCCTGGCCCCAGAGGCCACGATCATCCCCATCAAGCAGAACGACGCGGAAGGCAACGGCACGGCCGACACCCTGGCCACGTCGATCCGCTACGCCGTGGACGCGGGCGCCGACGTCATCAACGTCTCCCAGGACACGGCCAAGGCCGTCAAACCCGACTCGCCCCTGAAATCAGCCGTCGACTACGCCCTGGGCAAGAACGTGGTGGTCGTCGCCTCGGCGGGCAACGACGGCCTCGGAGGCAAGAACAAGAAGACGTACCCGGCCTCGTACGAGGGCGTCCTCGCCGTGGCCTCCTCCGACCGCAACAACGAACGCGCGTCCTTCTCCCAGGCCAACGACTCCGTGGGCGTGGCGGCCCCCGGCGTCGACATGATCTCCACCGTCCCCGGCGGCGGCCACTGCTCCGACAACGGCACCAGCTTCTCCGCGCCCTACGTGGCGGCGGTCGCGGCGCTGCTGAAGTCGGCGTACCCCAAGTGGACGGCCGCCCAGGTCGTCGCCCAGATCGAGCAGACCGCCGAACGCTCCATCCCCGGCCACGACCGCCTCGTCGGCTGGGGCGTGATCGACCCGGTCAAGGCCCTCACCGCCGTGGACCCCGCCAACCCGGTGGAGTCCCCGTCGGCCGAACAGGCAGGCGCCCGCGCCAAGGCCCCCGACGTCCCTCCCCTCCACGTCGGCGAAACCCCCGAGGAACGCAACACCCGCCTCGGCACCTACGTGGTCATCGGCGGCCTGGTCCTGGCAGCGGGTCTCGGCGGCACGGCAGTGGCGGTACGGGACTCGCGGCGACGGGGCTGA
- the eccB gene encoding type VII secretion protein EccB yields the protein MASRRDELNAHTFAKRRTLASFLQPSPSGSEEGAPRPLRAIVPGAVVGIVVLAVFGAVGLFSPTAPKGWDDVGGHVIVASDSTTRYVVLKTDGKTQLHPVLNMASAKLLLNPDKDNVITVDEGVLDSGEPPHGATIGIPYAPDRLPGPDDAEQAKRWAVCERPGPGGRAIQKAAFVLAKKDWSKAEGRDRLSGGDLMYVVGPDGTSQYVVDSRGSAYPLADPADKELLKALDTQGRVPQRVSQEWLDTLHKGDPVDIPEIKGTPGAAAGASDMLGEYDKVGMVIKAYDGRRMQYYVVQSGAVARVSEFTATLLLNSGALVDVGQAGEAQQVSPGAVVDSIEFAGQRNWPSYRPKTVNDGTSEASGRNTVCNVLRSVDAKNGTTTLSTWASTDFPAQLPTGSSSAYVTPGSGQLYRQFQGSETKAGGVFLVTDTGLRYALQSNSDSATDDKGIGTSDKKREQELSESRIAQTRLGYEKVDPSPVPVQWSTFLPTGPRLSEAAARQPQGS from the coding sequence ATGGCATCACGGCGCGATGAACTGAACGCCCACACCTTCGCGAAGCGCCGCACTCTCGCGTCTTTCCTGCAGCCGTCCCCCTCGGGTTCGGAGGAGGGCGCGCCCAGGCCGCTGCGGGCGATCGTGCCCGGTGCCGTCGTCGGCATCGTGGTCCTCGCCGTGTTCGGTGCGGTCGGACTGTTCAGCCCGACCGCACCGAAGGGCTGGGACGACGTCGGAGGGCACGTGATCGTGGCCAGCGACTCCACGACGCGGTACGTCGTCCTGAAGACCGACGGGAAGACGCAACTGCACCCGGTCCTCAACATGGCCTCCGCCAAGCTCCTCCTCAACCCCGACAAGGACAACGTCATCACGGTCGACGAGGGCGTCCTCGACAGCGGCGAGCCACCGCACGGCGCCACGATCGGCATTCCCTACGCCCCCGACCGCCTGCCCGGTCCCGACGACGCCGAGCAGGCCAAGCGCTGGGCGGTCTGCGAACGCCCCGGCCCCGGCGGCAGGGCCATCCAGAAGGCGGCGTTCGTCCTCGCGAAGAAGGACTGGAGCAAGGCGGAGGGCCGCGACAGGCTCTCCGGCGGCGACTTGATGTACGTCGTCGGACCGGACGGCACCTCCCAGTACGTGGTCGACTCACGCGGCTCCGCCTACCCCCTGGCCGACCCCGCCGACAAGGAACTCCTCAAGGCCCTCGACACCCAGGGCCGGGTCCCGCAGCGCGTCTCCCAGGAGTGGCTGGACACCCTCCACAAGGGCGACCCCGTCGACATCCCGGAGATCAAGGGCACGCCCGGCGCGGCCGCGGGAGCTTCCGACATGCTGGGCGAGTACGACAAGGTGGGCATGGTCATCAAGGCGTACGACGGACGGCGCATGCAGTACTACGTCGTGCAGAGCGGCGCCGTGGCCCGCGTCTCGGAGTTCACGGCCACCCTGCTCCTCAACAGCGGCGCCCTCGTCGACGTCGGCCAGGCCGGCGAGGCCCAGCAGGTGAGTCCCGGCGCGGTCGTCGACAGCATCGAGTTCGCGGGCCAGCGGAACTGGCCGTCGTACCGCCCGAAGACGGTCAACGACGGTACCTCCGAGGCCTCCGGCCGCAACACCGTCTGCAACGTCCTGCGCTCGGTGGACGCCAAGAACGGCACCACGACGCTGTCCACCTGGGCGAGCACCGACTTCCCGGCCCAACTGCCGACCGGCTCCTCCAGCGCGTACGTGACACCGGGTTCCGGCCAGTTGTACCGCCAGTTCCAGGGCAGCGAGACGAAGGCGGGCGGAGTCTTCCTGGTCACCGACACCGGATTGCGCTACGCCCTGCAGTCCAACAGCGACAGCGCCACCGACGACAAGGGCATCGGCACCTCCGACAAGAAGCGCGAGCAGGAACTGAGCGAGTCCCGCATCGCCCAGACGCGGCTCGGCTACGAGAAGGTGGACCCTTCACCCGTTCCGGTGCAGTGGTCGACGTTCCTGCCCACCGGCCCGCGGCTGTCCGAGGCGGCCGCACGCCAGCCGCAGGGATCGTGA
- the eccE gene encoding type VII secretion protein EccE, which produces MASASRTRSRTHSAPRRSDAPPDAGGIAPTVRASVTPHLQARPARGGSSTLQRLVLLELAAALAVSGWLVGPVAMVPSVAVAVVLVLLAVVRRRRRSLPEWLASHLALRARRRGASQVPVAQGIDAGLVPAVECEPNLRTYSFVHRDERDRRPVGMVGDGGFLTAVLQVEADAGALRAERGRRPLPLALVRDALEVDGIRLESAQIVLHTQTAPAPHLPRQSVVVTNYAQLQSEIASPAVRIMWIALKLDPELCPDAVAARGGGLPGAQKCLVRSAEHLSSRLTGAGFRVNLLTEEEVSSALATSMCANPMVTVQSGQGDTPRRRTEESSRSWRCDNRRHTTYWVRRWPQLGGQGVGLPQLVAQLTAVPALATTFSLTLAPSGHQDVTISGHVRVTGRSSTELADARRDLENVARQARTGLVRLDREQLPGVLATLPLGGAR; this is translated from the coding sequence ATGGCTTCCGCGTCGCGGACCCGGTCACGCACGCATTCGGCGCCCCGTCGTTCCGACGCGCCGCCGGACGCCGGAGGCATCGCGCCGACCGTCCGGGCCTCTGTCACACCGCATCTGCAGGCCCGTCCGGCACGTGGTGGTTCCTCCACCCTGCAGCGGCTGGTGCTGCTGGAGTTGGCCGCCGCGCTGGCGGTGAGCGGCTGGCTCGTCGGGCCGGTGGCGATGGTGCCCTCGGTCGCCGTCGCCGTGGTGCTGGTACTCCTCGCGGTGGTACGTCGACGTCGGCGCTCGCTGCCCGAGTGGCTGGCCAGCCACCTCGCGCTGCGTGCCCGCCGCCGCGGCGCATCGCAGGTCCCGGTGGCGCAGGGCATCGACGCAGGTCTGGTCCCGGCGGTGGAGTGCGAACCGAACCTGCGCACGTACAGCTTCGTCCACCGGGACGAGCGCGACCGCCGGCCGGTGGGCATGGTGGGTGACGGGGGCTTCCTCACCGCCGTGCTCCAGGTGGAGGCCGACGCCGGTGCGCTGCGGGCCGAGCGCGGCCGCAGACCGCTCCCGCTCGCCCTGGTCCGGGACGCGCTCGAGGTGGACGGCATCCGTCTGGAGTCCGCGCAGATCGTGCTGCACACGCAGACCGCGCCCGCACCCCACCTGCCCAGGCAGTCGGTCGTGGTGACCAACTACGCGCAGTTGCAGTCCGAGATCGCCTCTCCCGCCGTCCGCATCATGTGGATCGCGCTGAAACTCGATCCCGAACTGTGCCCCGACGCGGTCGCCGCGCGCGGTGGCGGGCTGCCGGGAGCGCAGAAGTGTCTGGTCCGGTCGGCCGAGCACCTCTCCAGTCGGCTGACGGGGGCCGGCTTCCGCGTGAACCTGCTGACCGAGGAGGAGGTGTCGTCCGCTCTCGCCACCTCGATGTGCGCCAACCCGATGGTGACCGTCCAGTCGGGGCAGGGCGACACCCCGCGGCGGCGGACCGAGGAGTCCAGCCGCAGTTGGCGGTGCGACAACCGGCGGCACACCACGTACTGGGTACGCCGTTGGCCGCAGTTGGGCGGTCAGGGAGTCGGATTGCCCCAGTTGGTGGCCCAGTTGACGGCGGTGCCCGCGCTGGCCACCACGTTCAGCCTCACCCTGGCGCCGAGCGGGCACCAGGACGTGACGATCTCAGGGCACGTACGGGTCACCGGTCGCAGCAGCACGGAGCTGGCCGACGCGCGGCGGGACCTGGAGAACGTCGCACGCCAGGCGCGGACC
- a CDS encoding WXG100 family type VII secretion target: protein MTGPGRNADGLQVSYDGLDVAATNIANEAKLLDEDIQQLRKMVENSRQYWVGKAQGTYDEKLGRWDVETRDIHQALMGIGHVVGMSGGTYMEGDLAASRYLQ from the coding sequence ATGACAGGACCGGGCCGTAACGCGGATGGTCTGCAGGTATCGTACGACGGGCTCGATGTCGCTGCGACCAACATCGCCAACGAGGCGAAGCTGCTCGACGAGGACATTCAGCAGCTCCGTAAGATGGTGGAGAACAGCAGGCAGTACTGGGTAGGCAAGGCCCAGGGCACCTACGACGAGAAGCTGGGCCGCTGGGACGTGGAAACCAGGGACATCCACCAGGCACTCATGGGTATCGGCCACGTCGTGGGCATGTCCGGCGGTACGTACATGGAGGGTGACCTGGCTGCGTCCAGGTACCTGCAGTAG